A single region of the Vagococcus teuberi genome encodes:
- a CDS encoding glutamate-5-semialdehyde dehydrogenase: protein MTLLETLGKQAKKAAFFLNNATTKAKNDALESIVKHLDNNMEDILSANKKDIELARENGIPETMVDRLLLTKERIHTMQQDIKTTIELDDPIGKVDHMWRNEDNLLIGKQRVPLGVIGMIYESRPNVTTDASSLALKSGNAIILRGGKEAFHSNQALVHAIQAALDAVDFPKECVQFIDDTSRETATKFMQLSDYLDVLIPRGGANLIQSVIKNATVPVIETGTGNCHIYVDDKANLEMAKDIVINGKCQRPSVCNATESLLVNKSIATDFLSLVGPELDNHHVELRADKEALPYLPTAKLATEEDFATEFNDLILAIKLVDGLDEAINHINHYGTKHSEVIVTDSYQNSQKFMQQIDAAVVYVNASSRFTDGSVFGFGGEIGISTQKLHARGPMGLNELTTTKYIVFGEGQIR from the coding sequence ATGACACTGTTAGAGACACTTGGTAAACAGGCAAAAAAAGCTGCATTCTTTTTAAACAATGCAACGACTAAAGCTAAAAATGATGCATTAGAATCAATCGTGAAACATCTTGATAATAATATGGAAGATATTCTATCCGCTAACAAAAAAGATATTGAATTAGCTCGTGAAAACGGTATTCCTGAAACTATGGTCGATCGCTTACTCTTGACTAAAGAGCGCATTCACACGATGCAACAAGATATTAAAACTACCATTGAATTAGATGACCCAATCGGAAAAGTTGATCATATGTGGCGAAACGAAGATAACTTACTGATTGGTAAACAGCGTGTGCCACTTGGCGTAATTGGAATGATTTATGAGTCACGACCAAACGTTACAACAGACGCGTCTTCCCTTGCCTTAAAATCTGGAAATGCCATTATTTTAAGAGGTGGAAAAGAAGCATTTCATTCTAACCAAGCTTTAGTTCACGCTATTCAAGCAGCCTTAGATGCTGTTGACTTCCCTAAAGAATGTGTCCAATTTATCGATGACACATCAAGAGAAACGGCGACAAAATTTATGCAACTATCTGACTATCTAGATGTCTTAATTCCTCGTGGTGGAGCAAATTTAATACAATCTGTTATCAAAAATGCGACTGTTCCTGTGATTGAGACTGGAACAGGAAATTGCCATATCTATGTTGATGACAAAGCAAATTTAGAGATGGCAAAAGATATCGTCATTAATGGAAAATGCCAGCGTCCTTCTGTTTGCAATGCTACAGAATCTCTTTTAGTAAATAAGTCTATAGCAACAGACTTTTTATCGTTAGTTGGTCCTGAACTGGATAATCATCATGTTGAATTACGCGCCGATAAAGAAGCTCTTCCCTACCTTCCAACCGCTAAACTAGCGACTGAAGAAGATTTTGCGACAGAGTTTAACGATCTAATCTTAGCTATCAAACTTGTCGATGGTTTGGATGAAGCCATTAACCACATTAATCATTATGGAACAAAACATTCAGAAGTGATTGTGACAGATAGTTACCAAAACTCACAAAAATTCATGCAACAAATTGATGCTGCTGTGGTTTACGTTAATGCTTCTTCACGTTTTACTGATGGGAGTGTATTCGGCTTTGGTGGCGAAATTGGGATTAGCACACAAAAACTTCATGCAAGAGGACCAATGGGATTAAATGAGTTAACCACAACAAAATATATTGTTTTTGGGGAAGGCCAAATTAGATAA
- the proB gene encoding glutamate 5-kinase, which produces MERKKLLKESKRLVIKVGTSSLVLPNTEINLRAIDQLAFTLTSLRQLGYEVILVSSGAIGVGMKLLGLDKRPETIAKQQAVAAIGQSELIKIYTQRFAAYYQQSAQVLLTRDVIDFPTSRQNVINTFEELLNMGVIPIVNENDSVSVDELDHLTKFGDNDQLSAIVCSLAQADLLLMLSDIDGFYDDNPQTNPEAQLFSHISEITDVMEMAAGDKGSEFGTGGMASKLKAAKRVLDNQSQMILASGKDPAILFDILEGKTVGTLFSNM; this is translated from the coding sequence TTGGAGAGAAAAAAATTATTAAAAGAAAGTAAGCGACTCGTTATTAAAGTCGGGACCAGTTCGTTGGTTCTACCAAATACAGAGATTAATTTACGAGCAATCGATCAATTAGCTTTTACACTCACATCACTTAGACAACTAGGGTACGAAGTCATTTTAGTTTCTTCAGGTGCGATTGGTGTTGGAATGAAATTACTTGGTTTAGATAAACGACCTGAAACAATCGCAAAACAACAAGCGGTGGCTGCAATTGGTCAATCTGAACTGATTAAAATATACACACAACGTTTTGCAGCCTACTATCAGCAATCTGCCCAAGTGTTATTAACTCGCGACGTGATTGACTTTCCAACAAGCAGACAAAACGTCATTAACACATTTGAAGAACTGCTTAATATGGGAGTGATTCCTATCGTTAACGAAAATGACAGCGTGTCGGTTGATGAATTGGACCACTTAACAAAATTTGGCGACAACGACCAATTATCTGCTATTGTATGTAGCTTAGCTCAGGCTGACTTATTACTGATGTTATCTGATATTGATGGGTTTTACGATGATAATCCACAAACAAATCCAGAAGCTCAACTTTTCTCCCATATTTCGGAAATTACAGATGTTATGGAAATGGCAGCAGGTGATAAAGGAAGCGAGTTTGGTACTGGAGGTATGGCTAGTAAACTAAAAGCAGCAAAACGAGTACTAGACAATCAATCTCAAATGATTTTAGCTAGTGGAAAAGATCCGGCTATTTTATTTGATATTTTAGAAGGTAAAACAGTTGGGACACTTTTTTCAAATATGTGA